From the genome of Sulfuricurvum sp. IAE1:
CGTTGATCTCCAATCATGACGCTTTCGGTTACCTCACCCATGCGAATAACCTCGAAAACATATCGGTGATCGGACTATCATCGGATGAGCAGCCAAGCGCAAAGACGGTAGCCCATGTGGTCGAAACGGTCAAAGAGCACGGGATGAAAACGATCTTTTTTGAAGAGCTGATCAACGATAACGTCGCCCAGACGATTGCCAAAGAGACCGGTGCCAAGGCGGTAGCGCTGCAACCGCTGGAGAATATCAGTGAAGATGAGTTAAAATCACATCAGACCTATCTCTCGATAATGCGGGAGAACCTGAAAAAATTACGAGAAGCGATGGAGTGCCGTTGAAATTTTCCCCCAGCCTTTTTGAAGTGAACGATCTTAACTTTGAGCGGCAGGGGAATTTGGTCCTCAAGGAGGCCAGTTTTCAAATTTTGCCGGGAGAGTATTGCGCTATCATCGGTCCAAACGGCGGGGGGAAAACCACCCTTGTCCGTCTTTTGCTGGGGCTGGAAAAACCGACATCGGGCGAGATAAAATTGTTCGGAACCCCTCAAAAAAAATTTCGCGACTGGAACCGCATCGGGTATGTTCCCCAGCGCTCGGCTTTGGTGGATAACGCTTTTCCCGCGACGGTACGCGAAGTGGTCGGGATGGGGCGATACGCCAGACGGGGGATTTTCGGATTCGAATCACGCGAAGACAAAGAAGCGATAAGCGAGGCGATGGAGCTGATGGGGGTTTCGGATTTGTCGGATCGCCTCATCGGAAACCTCTCCGGGGGTCAGCGTCAGAGGGTGCTGATCGCCCGCGCCCTTGCTTCCAAGCCTGAAGTGCTGATCGTCGATGAACCGAATACGGGAGTCGATGTCGAATCGCAGCACCGTTTTT
Proteins encoded in this window:
- a CDS encoding metal ABC transporter ATP-binding protein, with amino-acid sequence MPLKFSPSLFEVNDLNFERQGNLVLKEASFQILPGEYCAIIGPNGGGKTTLVRLLLGLEKPTSGEIKLFGTPQKKFRDWNRIGYVPQRSALVDNAFPATVREVVGMGRYARRGIFGFESREDKEAISEAMELMGVSDLSDRLIGNLSGGQRQRVLIARALASKPEVLIVDEPNTGVDVESQHRFYELLRTLNRTKKMSILFITHDIGVIAEDITRILFVNQTLLVSQNPAEMIRCDEMSRLYGTPAHVVCHNH